In the genome of Elusimicrobium sp., one region contains:
- a CDS encoding 4-alpha-glucanotransferase, with protein MKLSFQIPYQTAWGQTLHAVLYRAGAGANERKINIPLSTQDGKIWQGEMQLLLKQPLSLHYHYEVRCGARILRREWQAVPRRLEIHPQVEAYYVNDSWRELPQESFLYTSALTDVFRRRARAKHALRLFKRTLVLRAQSARPEPGQSLWLCGSADSLGAWDSAKAIPLVEGEHNEWTCTLDAEQLPKQFEYKLIVKKQNADVADTVWEDGPNRTFSLPELKEKEVWIQDDHRPVFTWKKLFRTAGVVLPVFSLRSESGWGVGDFGDLEKLTDWAVETGQRVIQILPINDTSLTGTWQDSYPYNAVSVYAFHPMYADMRQLPPLDAKTNGLFEEERKKLNDLQQVDYEAVLKLKRKRLELAFEQDGSRVLAGAEFKQFFQQNEHWLTAYAMFSVLRERYQTADFSTWPQYTIFTRMDLQHFCAPSSPDYAEVSFWYYVQFILHTHLTKAIRRAREKGVILKGDIPIGISPYSVEAWTEQNLFNVNAQAGAPPDDFSATGQNWGFPTYNWDIMAQDGYRWWKQRFGHMARYFDAYRIDHVLGFFRIWEIPSHSVQGLLGQFTPALPMDAQEIRSYGLVFQENFLKPYISEQYLLEKFADLAAEVKKNFLVPAANGLFALKPEFDTQRKIEAELLGKTDEKTNRVREGLYALVSNVLFVKDTKDPYKYHPRISALQDGAFRALNPQDKEAFTRLYNDYFFRRHNEFWKTEALKKLPALTQSTRLLCCAEDLGMIPACVPDVMGELQMLSLEIQRMPKRLGETFADTKNYPYLSVSTPSTHDMSVVRGWWKETPTLTQQFWQNVLGRSGQAQTEADGKTCEQIVRMHLESPSMLALLSFQDWTGMDETLRAPDPEAERINIPANPRHYWRYRMHLTLEDLLEKKSFNGKIRQMLADSKR; from the coding sequence ATGAAACTATCCTTTCAAATTCCGTATCAAACGGCATGGGGCCAAACGCTCCATGCCGTCTTATATCGTGCCGGGGCCGGTGCCAACGAGCGGAAAATCAATATTCCTCTTTCCACTCAAGACGGTAAAATCTGGCAAGGAGAAATGCAACTTCTCTTAAAACAGCCGCTTTCCCTCCATTATCATTATGAGGTGCGTTGCGGTGCGCGTATCCTACGCAGGGAGTGGCAAGCCGTTCCGCGCCGTTTGGAAATCCACCCGCAAGTGGAAGCCTATTATGTAAACGACTCTTGGCGCGAACTGCCGCAAGAATCTTTTTTATATACCTCCGCTTTAACAGATGTGTTCCGCCGAAGAGCCCGGGCCAAACATGCCCTACGGCTATTTAAGCGCACCCTTGTATTGAGGGCACAATCTGCCCGTCCCGAGCCCGGGCAATCTCTATGGCTCTGCGGCAGTGCCGACAGTTTAGGTGCCTGGGACAGTGCCAAAGCCATACCTTTGGTGGAAGGCGAACATAACGAGTGGACTTGCACTTTAGATGCGGAACAACTCCCCAAACAATTTGAATATAAGTTGATTGTCAAAAAACAAAACGCAGATGTCGCAGACACCGTTTGGGAAGACGGCCCGAACCGTACTTTTTCCTTGCCCGAACTGAAGGAAAAAGAAGTGTGGATACAAGACGACCACCGCCCCGTATTTACTTGGAAAAAACTCTTCCGCACCGCGGGAGTTGTGTTGCCCGTTTTTTCGCTCCGTTCCGAAAGCGGTTGGGGCGTGGGCGACTTCGGCGATTTGGAAAAATTAACCGATTGGGCCGTGGAAACGGGCCAGCGCGTAATTCAAATTTTGCCGATTAACGACACTTCCCTCACGGGGACTTGGCAAGATTCTTACCCTTACAATGCGGTTTCCGTCTATGCGTTTCACCCCATGTATGCCGATATGCGCCAACTCCCGCCGTTAGACGCAAAAACAAACGGACTTTTTGAGGAAGAACGCAAAAAACTAAACGATTTACAGCAGGTAGATTACGAAGCCGTTTTGAAATTAAAACGCAAACGCTTGGAGTTGGCTTTTGAACAAGATGGCTCCCGCGTGCTGGCCGGTGCGGAATTTAAGCAATTCTTCCAACAGAACGAACATTGGTTGACGGCGTATGCTATGTTTAGCGTATTACGGGAAAGGTACCAAACAGCCGATTTTTCCACCTGGCCGCAATATACGATTTTTACCCGTATGGATTTGCAACATTTCTGCGCGCCCTCGTCGCCCGATTATGCCGAGGTCAGTTTTTGGTATTATGTACAATTTATCTTGCACACCCACCTGACCAAAGCCATACGCCGCGCGCGCGAAAAAGGCGTCATCTTAAAAGGAGATATCCCAATAGGCATTTCCCCCTATAGCGTGGAAGCGTGGACGGAACAAAACCTGTTCAATGTAAACGCACAGGCAGGGGCTCCGCCGGACGATTTTTCCGCCACCGGGCAAAATTGGGGTTTCCCCACCTATAACTGGGATATTATGGCCCAAGACGGCTACCGTTGGTGGAAACAACGCTTTGGCCATATGGCGCGCTATTTTGACGCGTACCGCATCGACCATGTGTTAGGGTTCTTCCGCATCTGGGAGATACCTTCTCACAGCGTACAAGGGCTTTTGGGGCAGTTTACGCCCGCCCTGCCGATGGACGCTCAGGAGATTCGCTCCTACGGGCTTGTTTTCCAGGAAAACTTTTTGAAACCGTATATTTCCGAACAGTATTTGCTGGAGAAATTTGCCGATTTGGCCGCGGAAGTAAAAAAGAATTTCCTTGTACCTGCAGCAAACGGTTTATTTGCCCTTAAGCCGGAGTTCGACACCCAACGCAAAATAGAGGCCGAATTATTGGGCAAAACGGACGAAAAAACCAACCGTGTGCGGGAGGGATTATATGCCTTGGTGTCTAATGTATTATTTGTAAAAGATACCAAAGACCCCTACAAATATCACCCGCGGATTTCCGCCTTGCAGGACGGGGCCTTCCGTGCACTTAACCCGCAAGATAAAGAGGCCTTTACCCGCCTGTATAACGACTATTTTTTCCGCCGTCATAACGAGTTTTGGAAAACGGAGGCACTTAAAAAACTCCCCGCCCTTACCCAAAGCACCCGCCTACTTTGCTGTGCGGAAGATTTGGGTATGATTCCCGCCTGCGTGCCCGATGTAATGGGCGAGTTGCAAATGCTGAGTTTGGAAATTCAACGCATGCCCAAACGGTTGGGAGAAACTTTTGCGGATACAAAAAACTATCCCTATTTGTCAGTTTCCACCCCTTCCACGCACGATATGTCCGTTGTGCGCGGTTGGTGGAAGGAAACGCCAACGCTTACCCAACAATTCTGGCAAAATGTATTGGGCCGTTCGGGCCAAGCCCAAACGGAAGCAGACGGAAAAACCTGCGAACAAATTGTGCGTATGCATTTGGAAAGCCCTTCCATGTTGGCGCTGTTATCCTTCCAAGATTGGACGGGTATGGACGAAACTTTACGCGCGCCTGACCCGGAAGCCGAACGCATCAATATCCCCGCCAACCCGCGGCATTATTGGCGCTACCGCATGCACCTGACATTGGAAGATTTGCTGGAGAAAAAATCATTTAACGGTAAAATTCGGCAAATGTTAGCAGATTCCAAACGATAA
- a CDS encoding SLC45 family MFS transporter — MCLGFFGIQFGWALQMNNMSAIYSRLGASESQLPLLWLAAPVTGLLVQPLVGYFSDRTWCVLGRRRPYFLGGAIFSVIALFLMPQASAIWMAVIALWVLDTSVNVSMEPFRAFVGDILPENQRKTGYAMQSVMIGAGAVIASFLPQLLAYAGVSTVAPLGSIPNTVKYSFYIGAVVLFIAILATVETTPEYPPADMEEFKAAKQQTSGISKTVKEIFQAICTMPSTMRRLAVVQFFTWAAFMVMWVYFTPGIASGIFHATPGTPEYEVAANWGSSCFGIYNGVSFVFAFALLWLTTKFSAKYIHIVCLTIGGLGLGSLGLTLFGFEFTKMGLIVPMVCIGIAWSSILSMPYALLSNALPAEKMGFYMGVFNFFIVIPQICVNLFFGPFMKYALNGSAIAAVGVGGISLLLAAAFTFLVQDKKTVRG; from the coding sequence ATGTGTTTGGGCTTTTTCGGCATCCAATTCGGTTGGGCGCTGCAAATGAACAATATGAGTGCTATTTATTCGCGTTTGGGAGCCAGCGAATCGCAACTGCCTTTGTTGTGGTTGGCCGCACCCGTTACCGGGTTGTTGGTTCAACCTCTTGTGGGATATTTTAGCGACCGCACCTGGTGTGTGTTGGGCCGCCGCCGCCCGTACTTTTTGGGTGGGGCTATTTTCTCTGTTATTGCGCTTTTCCTTATGCCGCAGGCCTCGGCTATTTGGATGGCCGTAATCGCCTTGTGGGTATTGGATACTTCCGTCAACGTAAGCATGGAGCCTTTCCGCGCTTTTGTCGGCGATATTCTGCCGGAGAATCAACGCAAAACCGGCTATGCCATGCAAAGCGTTATGATTGGGGCCGGGGCCGTTATCGCTTCCTTTTTGCCTCAACTTTTAGCCTACGCCGGTGTCAGCACGGTTGCCCCGTTGGGGTCTATTCCCAACACGGTTAAATACTCCTTCTACATCGGGGCCGTTGTGTTGTTCATTGCTATTTTGGCTACCGTAGAAACCACCCCGGAATACCCCCCGGCCGATATGGAAGAATTCAAAGCTGCCAAACAACAAACAAGCGGTATTAGCAAAACGGTAAAGGAAATCTTCCAAGCCATTTGCACCATGCCTTCCACCATGCGCCGTTTGGCGGTGGTACAGTTTTTCACTTGGGCAGCGTTTATGGTAATGTGGGTCTATTTTACCCCTGGTATTGCCTCTGGCATTTTCCATGCCACGCCGGGTACGCCCGAATACGAGGTAGCCGCTAACTGGGGTAGTTCCTGCTTTGGTATTTACAATGGGGTATCTTTTGTATTCGCGTTTGCCTTGTTGTGGCTCACCACTAAATTTTCCGCCAAATATATTCATATTGTCTGCTTGACGATCGGCGGATTGGGGTTGGGCTCCTTGGGCTTAACCTTATTCGGTTTTGAATTTACCAAAATGGGCTTAATCGTGCCTATGGTGTGCATCGGTATTGCGTGGAGCAGTATTTTATCGATGCCCTATGCCCTCCTTTCCAATGCGTTACCCGCCGAAAAAATGGGGTTTTACATGGGGGTATTTAACTTCTTTATCGTTATCCCGCAAATTTGTGTAAACCTGTTCTTCGGCCCGTTTATGAAATATGCCTTAAACGGAAGTGCCATCGCGGCAGTAGGCGTGGGCGGAATCAGCCTGTTATTGGCCGCCGCATTTACTTTTTTAGTACAGGACAAGAAAACTGTGCGAGGGTAA
- a CDS encoding sigma-70 family RNA polymerase sigma factor has protein sequence MENEAFDTVNEYFRHLGKISQELDREEISRLWKLAKKGDTDAKNKIMEMNLRLVVPTAKRFQRPGMELMDLIEEGNLGLLQAIDKFEPEKGYRFSTYAVYWIEQYIRKYIEEQSGSIKIPSHAWGNLKKWFRAWNELKEANGRDPSLNEMAKELNLTARQVKSIMDTLSAAKGVDSLTSLVHEEEEMTLEDLISDDGKGNPHDVFLKSENQRTIKKSMEDLNDRDRQVVIMRYGLADNEPKTLGEVAEILGLSRERVRQIEERAVSTLRKEAQKAGILEISAIDYRTRKLHSAMQPRVKTNILGETEGSTFLAKLIKSQKAAVRAARRAEAKKKAAKAAKLAAKQEGKPLNKAAKKAGTKKAAPKKTVSKKAAPKKAVKKTVTKKKVSKAVGKKSAKK, from the coding sequence ATGGAAAACGAAGCCTTTGACACTGTAAACGAGTATTTTAGACACTTGGGAAAAATCTCGCAGGAATTAGACCGCGAGGAGATTTCCCGCCTGTGGAAACTGGCCAAAAAGGGCGATACGGACGCAAAAAACAAAATCATGGAAATGAATTTGCGCCTCGTCGTACCGACGGCCAAGCGTTTTCAGCGCCCGGGCATGGAACTGATGGACCTTATTGAAGAAGGCAACTTGGGCCTTCTGCAAGCCATTGATAAATTTGAACCCGAGAAAGGATACCGTTTTTCCACTTATGCCGTGTATTGGATTGAGCAATATATCCGCAAATATATTGAAGAACAATCCGGTTCTATCAAAATTCCGTCGCATGCGTGGGGAAATTTGAAAAAATGGTTCCGCGCGTGGAACGAACTGAAAGAAGCCAACGGGCGCGACCCGTCCTTAAACGAAATGGCCAAGGAACTGAATTTAACGGCGCGGCAAGTAAAGTCCATTATGGACACTTTAAGCGCGGCCAAAGGGGTGGATTCTCTTACCTCTTTGGTACACGAAGAAGAAGAAATGACCTTGGAAGACTTAATTAGCGACGACGGCAAAGGAAACCCGCATGATGTTTTCTTAAAAAGCGAAAACCAACGCACCATTAAAAAAAGCATGGAAGATTTGAACGACCGCGACCGCCAAGTGGTCATCATGCGCTATGGACTTGCCGACAACGAACCCAAAACTTTAGGCGAAGTGGCGGAAATTTTAGGCCTGTCGCGCGAGCGGGTACGCCAAATTGAGGAGCGTGCCGTCAGCACTTTGCGTAAAGAGGCGCAAAAAGCCGGTATTTTGGAAATTTCGGCAATAGATTACCGCACCCGCAAACTGCATAGTGCTATGCAACCGCGTGTGAAAACCAATATTTTAGGGGAAACCGAAGGCAGCACTTTTTTGGCAAAACTAATCAAAAGCCAAAAAGCCGCCGTGCGTGCTGCCAGACGGGCCGAGGCTAAAAAGAAAGCCGCCAAGGCTGCTAAATTAGCGGCTAAACAAGAAGGGAAACCCTTAAATAAAGCGGCTAAAAAGGCGGGCACCAAAAAAGCCGCCCCTAAAAAAACCGTTTCTAAAAAAGCGGCTCCCAAAAAGGCGGTTAAAAAAACCGTTACCAAAAAGAAAGTTTCCAAAGCCGTCGGCAAAAAATCTGCAAAGAAATAA
- a CDS encoding PorT family protein, with protein sequence MKKIIAIMAVLMFAPALAFAQTGLNVGDSFLSISIGEPDAKNEIENSQWGNKEGVSFGVQYLRTIAPVLAFGVEANGNLFSKTENLAWDSYYNFFTEEVETSIFNFMLAGRLYLNRHAARVYVPFGTGVGISRFEISARKNGSILGKEKETTTGLAWYAGLGFEGEISNHIVLGIEGRINGTSARIDMLEKTYYPLYITVMARLGFKF encoded by the coding sequence ATGAAGAAAATAATTGCAATAATGGCCGTATTGATGTTTGCCCCCGCCTTGGCTTTTGCGCAAACGGGGTTAAATGTGGGAGATTCTTTTTTATCCATCAGCATTGGAGAACCCGACGCGAAAAATGAAATAGAAAACTCTCAATGGGGAAATAAAGAAGGCGTTTCTTTTGGAGTACAGTACCTTAGAACTATCGCCCCAGTTTTAGCCTTTGGTGTGGAAGCAAATGGGAATTTGTTTTCGAAAACTGAAAATTTAGCATGGGATTCGTATTATAATTTTTTCACGGAAGAAGTAGAAACTTCTATCTTTAACTTTATGTTAGCTGGACGCTTGTATCTAAACAGACATGCGGCAAGAGTCTATGTCCCTTTTGGAACCGGTGTAGGTATTAGTAGATTTGAAATATCAGCCAGAAAAAATGGAAGTATCTTAGGAAAAGAAAAAGAAACGACTACGGGACTTGCTTGGTATGCGGGATTAGGTTTTGAAGGTGAAATATCCAATCATATTGTTCTAGGTATTGAAGGCAGAATAAACGGAACTTCTGCTAGAATTGACATGTTGGAAAAAACATACTATCCCTTATATATTACGGTAATGGCCCGTTTAGGTTTTAAGTTTTAA
- a CDS encoding nitroreductase family protein has translation MEKENCFLRAVKQRRTRYALTDKSPIGDDKIKEIIRVALAHAPSAFNSQSARLAVLFGKYHKKFWQITKDALRKIVSAENFAETEKKIDSFSAARGTILFFEDWGTVEGLQGKFPTYKDNFPLWAYQSNGMLEFIIWTAFAEVGLGASLQHYNPLVDEQVRREYGLPSSWKLIAQMPFGEPFAPPENKDFLPIDERVKVWE, from the coding sequence ATGGAAAAAGAGAATTGTTTTTTAAGGGCCGTTAAACAGCGGCGTACCCGCTATGCATTAACGGATAAAAGCCCAATCGGTGACGATAAAATAAAAGAAATTATCCGTGTGGCGCTGGCCCATGCACCCAGTGCGTTCAATTCGCAGAGTGCCAGGCTGGCGGTATTGTTCGGGAAGTATCATAAAAAATTTTGGCAGATAACCAAAGATGCCCTGCGCAAAATTGTTTCGGCGGAAAATTTTGCTGAGACGGAAAAGAAAATAGATTCTTTTTCCGCCGCCCGCGGAACAATTCTGTTTTTTGAAGATTGGGGAACGGTGGAAGGATTGCAGGGAAAATTCCCGACCTATAAAGATAATTTCCCGCTATGGGCATATCAGTCCAACGGTATGTTGGAATTTATTATTTGGACGGCCTTTGCCGAGGTGGGCCTTGGGGCCAGTTTGCAACATTATAACCCGCTTGTGGACGAGCAAGTCCGCCGCGAGTATGGCCTTCCAAGCAGTTGGAAGTTAATTGCGCAAATGCCGTTTGGCGAGCCCTTTGCTCCGCCGGAAAATAAAGATTTTTTGCCTATTGATGAACGGGTAAAAGTGTGGGAATAA
- a CDS encoding thiamine diphosphokinase, with translation MKFTHTLLIGNGETLPAKTLKELAQKADFVLAADGGANRALACKVTPDLVIGDLDSVSPSTQKKLSSEKILFVDNQNNTDLEKALDYLSQNGCKSCTVAGFAGGRLDFTLGNFLSVYPYLKKMDICLWGNGWTIYPITADKKFNTEKGARVSLIPLKNCTGVTLKGLKFPLQKARLSWQRAGRTLSNEATGKTFSVQLESGFMLVYVEQHPGGCA, from the coding sequence GTGAAATTCACACACACATTACTGATCGGTAACGGGGAAACCTTGCCTGCCAAAACACTAAAAGAACTGGCCCAAAAGGCAGATTTTGTATTAGCTGCCGACGGTGGAGCCAACCGTGCACTTGCCTGCAAAGTCACGCCGGATTTAGTCATCGGCGATTTAGATTCCGTTTCCCCCTCTACACAAAAAAAATTATCTTCGGAAAAAATTTTATTTGTAGATAACCAAAATAATACAGACTTGGAAAAGGCCCTGGATTATCTATCCCAAAACGGTTGTAAATCTTGCACCGTGGCCGGTTTTGCCGGGGGCAGGCTGGACTTTACACTGGGAAACTTTTTATCTGTTTACCCTTATCTTAAAAAAATGGATATCTGCCTTTGGGGAAACGGCTGGACTATATACCCGATAACCGCCGATAAAAAATTTAACACCGAAAAAGGCGCGCGGGTGAGTTTAATTCCGCTTAAAAACTGCACGGGAGTAACCTTGAAAGGACTTAAATTCCCGCTTCAAAAAGCCCGTTTAAGTTGGCAACGGGCCGGACGCACTTTAAGCAACGAAGCAACGGGAAAAACCTTCTCTGTACAACTGGAAAGCGGGTTTATGCTGGTATATGTAGAACAACATCCCGGCGGCTGTGCATAG
- a CDS encoding sodium:solute symporter family protein, translated as MLNELKTLTYFHIADWVVFFSILAATFLAAIYGNRRLEKTDKGAMGTLDYLLMGRQLTLPLFVATLVATWYGGIFGVNEITFNYGIYNFVTQGFFWYVAYLIFAFFIADKVAKFHSVTLPDLTGKMFGPKSAKVAATFTFFYITPVAYVLSLGMFLHMVFGMSVLQGMICGTLFTCLYTAWGGFRSVVFSDLVQFFVMCAAVLLVVVFSVSTFGGLSFLKANLPASHFSITGGNSWMNTFIWGFIALATLIDPSFYQRCFAAKSPSVVKKGVVISTFIWLCFDLCTTAGSLYARAVLPQAEPGQAYFFYAVQLLPVGLKGFFVAGVLAIILSTLNSFLFIASNTLSFDFLRHRFKNVILSNRISIFFVGTLAIIMAQVFHGSFKEIWLVLGSYFSACLLVPILMGYLSPGRISDRLFVISSLTSAVAMTAWRFVRKHEVLEALDPFYVGVAVSLIILISFRRKASEIHTHITDR; from the coding sequence ATGTTAAATGAATTAAAAACCCTTACTTATTTTCATATAGCGGACTGGGTCGTTTTTTTCTCTATTTTGGCGGCCACCTTTTTGGCCGCTATTTATGGGAACCGTCGCCTGGAAAAAACAGATAAGGGCGCTATGGGCACACTTGATTACCTGCTCATGGGCCGCCAACTTACCTTGCCGCTGTTTGTTGCTACTTTGGTAGCCACCTGGTATGGCGGAATCTTCGGGGTAAACGAAATTACATTTAACTACGGAATATACAACTTTGTAACCCAAGGGTTCTTTTGGTATGTCGCTTACCTGATTTTTGCTTTCTTTATTGCCGATAAAGTAGCCAAATTTCACTCCGTCACTTTGCCGGATTTGACAGGAAAAATGTTCGGCCCGAAATCGGCCAAAGTAGCGGCAACCTTTACTTTTTTCTATATTACTCCCGTAGCGTATGTGCTGAGTTTGGGTATGTTTCTGCATATGGTATTTGGCATGAGCGTTTTGCAGGGCATGATTTGCGGCACGCTGTTTACCTGCTTATATACGGCATGGGGCGGGTTTCGCTCGGTAGTATTTTCGGACTTGGTACAATTTTTTGTGATGTGCGCCGCAGTGTTGCTTGTGGTTGTGTTCTCCGTCAGCACCTTTGGCGGATTATCCTTTCTAAAAGCCAACCTGCCCGCCAGCCACTTTAGCATTACGGGCGGAAATTCGTGGATGAACACTTTTATATGGGGATTTATTGCCTTGGCAACGCTGATTGACCCCAGTTTTTACCAGCGTTGTTTTGCGGCCAAAAGTCCTTCCGTCGTAAAAAAAGGAGTTGTTATTTCCACCTTTATTTGGCTCTGCTTTGATTTGTGTACTACGGCAGGCTCCCTCTATGCGCGGGCGGTTTTACCGCAAGCCGAACCGGGCCAGGCCTATTTTTTCTATGCCGTGCAATTATTACCGGTAGGGCTAAAAGGATTTTTTGTCGCCGGGGTGTTGGCCATTATTCTATCCACCCTCAATTCTTTTCTGTTTATTGCCTCCAATACGCTTAGTTTTGATTTTTTACGCCACCGTTTCAAAAATGTAATTCTTTCCAACCGCATTTCCATCTTCTTTGTAGGCACGCTGGCAATTATAATGGCACAGGTCTTTCACGGCAGTTTTAAGGAAATTTGGTTGGTGTTGGGCTCCTACTTTTCGGCCTGCTTATTAGTCCCTATTTTAATGGGGTATTTATCCCCCGGACGCATCAGCGACCGCCTGTTTGTTATCTCCTCGCTAACCAGTGCCGTTGCCATGACCGCGTGGCGTTTTGTCCGCAAACACGAAGTATTGGAAGCCCTAGACCCTTTTTATGTGGGGGTAGCGGTCAGTTTGATTATTTTAATTTCCTTTCGGAGAAAAGCAAGTGAAATTCACACACACATTACTGATCGGTAA
- a CDS encoding YfcC family protein: MKKMLCNTYFLVFSIMVFVAALTWLVPSGQYDRIEQDGRTFAVAGSYHAVPGNPQNIGNILAAPVEGFTQCAEIIAFILVVGALFTIIERTGAINTMIKKVSFFFANKPKYKKFFIPVCMFLFSLCGAMFGMEEETLIFIPIFIPLALSLGYDTVVGMSIPFIGAFTGFSSAFVNPFTVGIAQTIAQLPMYSGWQYRLIIWFIFTSVVAGFFTWYGERVRKNPTKSLTYKMDLEKRAELKIINDVVVDQTFRLTRAHKLVIASFLLGMAVLFYGVIRYQWYMIEIAAVFLGVTIASAYFGKLTLDQATDAIIDGAKSMVGVCVLMALARSIVIVATNGHILDTFLHAMTQSVGSLHPILASQAMFVIQTVLNFFIASGSGQAVLTMPIMVPLGDLVNVSRQTVILAYQFGEGWGNPIIPTAPVTMGALALAGISYPTWVKWFMRLEVILITLSLLLLIPAYYIW; the protein is encoded by the coding sequence ATGAAAAAAATGTTGTGCAACACCTATTTTTTGGTGTTCTCCATTATGGTGTTTGTGGCCGCGCTGACATGGCTTGTCCCCTCCGGCCAATACGACCGCATAGAGCAAGACGGACGCACTTTTGCGGTAGCGGGTTCTTACCATGCTGTTCCCGGCAACCCGCAAAATATCGGTAATATTCTGGCCGCTCCGGTGGAAGGTTTTACCCAATGCGCGGAAATTATCGCATTTATTTTGGTGGTGGGCGCGTTGTTTACCATTATCGAACGCACCGGCGCCATCAATACCATGATTAAGAAAGTAAGTTTCTTTTTCGCCAATAAACCCAAATATAAGAAGTTCTTTATTCCCGTATGTATGTTTTTATTTTCGTTATGCGGGGCGATGTTCGGCATGGAAGAAGAAACGCTTATCTTTATCCCCATTTTTATCCCGCTCGCGCTTTCTTTGGGTTACGATACCGTGGTGGGTATGTCTATTCCGTTTATCGGGGCATTTACGGGCTTTTCGTCCGCGTTTGTAAACCCGTTTACGGTCGGCATCGCACAAACGATTGCCCAACTGCCTATGTATTCCGGTTGGCAATACCGCCTCATCATCTGGTTTATCTTCACCAGCGTAGTGGCCGGTTTTTTCACCTGGTATGGCGAACGGGTACGCAAAAATCCCACCAAAAGTTTAACCTATAAAATGGATTTGGAAAAACGGGCTGAACTTAAAATCATCAACGATGTAGTGGTAGACCAAACCTTCCGCCTTACGCGAGCGCACAAATTGGTAATTGCCTCGTTTTTATTGGGCATGGCCGTTTTGTTCTACGGCGTAATTCGCTATCAATGGTACATGATTGAAATTGCCGCCGTCTTTTTGGGTGTAACGATTGCCAGTGCTTATTTTGGCAAACTGACCTTGGACCAAGCAACCGATGCTATTATTGACGGCGCAAAATCTATGGTAGGGGTTTGCGTACTGATGGCTTTGGCCCGCTCCATTGTTATCGTAGCCACCAACGGCCATATTTTAGATACTTTCTTACACGCCATGACCCAAAGCGTAGGTTCCCTGCACCCCATTTTGGCTTCTCAAGCCATGTTTGTAATTCAAACGGTGCTGAACTTCTTTATTGCTTCCGGTTCCGGGCAAGCCGTGCTGACTATGCCGATTATGGTTCCTTTGGGCGATTTGGTAAATGTTTCGCGCCAAACGGTTATTTTGGCTTACCAATTCGGTGAAGGTTGGGGAAACCCCATTATTCCCACGGCCCCCGTTACCATGGGTGCTTTGGCGTTGGCGGGCATCTCGTACCCCACTTGGGTAAAGTGGTTTATGCGGTTAGAGGTAATTTTAATTACCCTGTCGCTTCTGCTACTTATTCCCGCATATTATATTTGGTAA